One Clavelina lepadiformis chromosome 1, kaClaLepa1.1, whole genome shotgun sequence genomic region harbors:
- the LOC143473074 gene encoding uncharacterized protein LOC143473074, whose translation MICFYSTMRKCKNDPDRFCYICGKVTLRSRQAKITQFVKKAYYAYFGVKLGDQDKAFAPHICCRACVENLRLWSLKKIKSLPFSIPMVWREGKDHVTDCYFCMTNLQGINRKNKQHVKYPDVPSAMKPVPHGPGIPVPEPPGEISEMECSSSAESKASEQDTWDADQSTFFTF comes from the exons atgatttgtttttacagtacaaTGAGAAAGTGCAAAAATGATCCAGACAGGTTCTGTTACATATGTGGCAAGGTCACCCTGCGCAGTCGCCAAGCAAAAATTACGCAGTTTGTTAAGAAAGCATATTATGCGTATTTTGGAGTAAAACTAGGCGATCAGGACAAGGCATTTGCTCCGCATATATGTTGTAGAGCATGCGTTGAAAACTTGAGATTATGGAGcctaaagaaaataaagagcCTTCCTTTTAGTATTCCTATGGTATGGAGAGAAGGAAAAGACCATGTCactgattgttatttttgcatgacCAACTTACAAG gaATAAACCGGAAGAACAAACAACATGTGAAGTACCCTGATGTTCCTTCAGCCATGAAACCAGTACCACATGGCCCTGGTATTCCTGTTCCAGAACCACCTGGAGAAATAAGTGAAATGGAGTGTTCTTCATCTGCAGAGAGCAAAGCAAGTGAACAAGACACATGGGATGCAGACCAAAgtacattttttacattttaa